A region of the Variovorax sp. 54 genome:
TCGCCAACTGCCGCTGCCCTTCCCCTGTCCCGCCGCCGTTTCGGCACCTGGCTGGCAGCCTCGGCCGCAGCCGCCGGTGCGGGCCAGGCCGCGCTGTGGGCCGGCAACGCCCGTGCGGCCGACGCGCCGCTGAGCAGCAAGCTGCGCATCGTCATTCCCGCGAACGAAGGCGGTGGCTGGGACCAGACCGGCCGCGCCCTCGGTGCCGCCCTGCTGGCTTCGGGCGCCGTGGGCACCGTCAGCTACGAGAACATCGGCGGCAAGGGCGGCACCATCGGGCTGGCCAAGTACGTCGAGAAGTACGACGCCGACCCCGAGGCGCTGCTGGTCAGCGGCATGGTGATGGTCGGCGCGGTGGCGCTGCAAAAGCCCGCCGTCACGCTCGCGCACGTGTCGCCCGTGGCGCGGCTCACCAGCGACTACGAGGTGGTCGCCGTCAAGGCCGACTCGCCCATCAAGACCCCCAAGGACCTCATCGCCCAGCTGCGCGCCGATGCCGCCAACACGGTCATCGCGGGCGGCTCGGCCGGCGGCGTGGACCACATGTTCGCCGGCATGCTGGCGCGCGTGGCCGGCGCCTCGGCGTCGCTGAACTACCAGCCGCACCCGGGCGGCGCGCAGGTCGTCGAAGCGCTCGACACGGGCAAGGCGGCGGTCGGCATCTCGGGCTACAGCGAGTTCGCCGAGAACATCACGAACGGCAAGCTGCGCGCCATCGGCGTGTCGTCGAAGCACCCGTTCCAGGGGATTTCGTCGGTGCGCCAGCAGGGCGTGGACGCCGACCTGGCCAACTGGCGCGGCGTGATGACCGGCAAAAAGGTGCCGCCCTACCGCC
Encoded here:
- a CDS encoding Bug family tripartite tricarboxylate transporter substrate binding protein; protein product: MRPSSPTAAALPLSRRRFGTWLAASAAAAGAGQAALWAGNARAADAPLSSKLRIVIPANEGGGWDQTGRALGAALLASGAVGTVSYENIGGKGGTIGLAKYVEKYDADPEALLVSGMVMVGAVALQKPAVTLAHVSPVARLTSDYEVVAVKADSPIKTPKDLIAQLRADAANTVIAGGSAGGVDHMFAGMLARVAGASASLNYQPHPGGAQVVEALDTGKAAVGISGYSEFAENITNGKLRAIGVSSKHPFQGISSVRQQGVDADLANWRGVMTGKKVPPYRRGQLLDAVQRATAHDLWQKTIKRNNWDPYWMAGKDFESFLELDIAMAGPLIYLLKLKA